A single genomic interval of Acidaminococcales bacterium harbors:
- a CDS encoding DUF1858 domain-containing protein: MSISKENGIGEVVGRHPETAEVFSRHGMGCIGCAIAHFESIEQGAAAHGIDIVRLVRDLNAAIEQ, from the coding sequence ATGTCCATTTCCAAAGAAAACGGCATCGGCGAAGTAGTGGGCCGGCATCCGGAGACCGCAGAAGTGTTCTCCCGGCACGGCATGGGCTGCATAGGCTGCGCCATAGCGCATTTTGAGAGCATAGAGCAAGGGGCGGCGGCGCATGGGATAGACATCGTACGGCTTGTGCGCGATCTTAACGCGGCCATAGAACAGTAA
- a CDS encoding ABC transporter substrate-binding protein, with translation MKKNTRFWFALFFVLILCAGCSTGKQAGKEAADAGGRKLSVVRVPKKSGSLTPDIFEVGNSQGFFVKHGIKLEIVGSVPSSQAIAAVVADKVDVTHPSHINRTIAGISAGAKVKAVVGGQETSKRVPHMVGVIRKDSPIKGAKDLLGKKIGITQTGGCHEYTPYAYLQKNGVENPKSKVEIIILPEKQLQQALRQNDLDLIMLHKIPAEIDKDGEFKVLFSDYDIWGTIGGATPLFFSDKFIKSNPETVRNFVAATAETLNWANANPEKAMEISAKAAGGGLKGQDMTEGYYAPDGIIKEETITVWIDLLREFDEIKGDVKASDIYTNEFNPYYKK, from the coding sequence ATGAAGAAGAATACACGATTTTGGTTTGCCTTATTCTTTGTTTTAATTTTATGTGCCGGCTGCTCCACCGGGAAACAAGCGGGCAAAGAAGCGGCAGACGCAGGCGGCAGGAAACTTTCCGTCGTCAGGGTGCCGAAAAAGTCCGGTTCGCTTACGCCCGATATTTTCGAGGTGGGAAACAGTCAGGGCTTCTTTGTCAAACATGGCATCAAATTAGAGATCGTGGGCTCTGTCCCTTCATCGCAGGCCATTGCCGCAGTAGTGGCAGACAAAGTCGACGTTACGCATCCTTCCCACATAAACAGGACAATAGCCGGCATTTCTGCTGGTGCCAAAGTCAAGGCGGTCGTAGGCGGACAGGAAACATCCAAACGCGTTCCGCACATGGTTGGCGTTATCAGGAAAGACAGCCCTATCAAAGGCGCAAAGGATCTTTTGGGCAAAAAAATTGGCATAACCCAAACAGGTGGATGCCATGAATATACTCCTTACGCCTATTTGCAAAAAAACGGCGTGGAAAACCCCAAAAGCAAAGTGGAAATCATTATATTGCCGGAAAAACAACTGCAACAGGCACTCAGGCAGAACGACCTTGATTTGATCATGTTGCACAAGATACCTGCGGAGATAGACAAAGACGGCGAGTTTAAAGTGCTTTTTTCCGATTATGACATTTGGGGGACGATTGGCGGCGCTACCCCGCTCTTTTTCTCCGACAAGTTTATTAAAAGCAATCCCGAGACAGTAAGAAATTTTGTCGCAGCTACAGCTGAGACGCTCAATTGGGCCAACGCCAACCCGGAAAAGGCGATGGAAATATCCGCCAAAGCGGCCGGCGGCGGCTTGAAAGGCCAGGACATGACGGAAGGCTACTACGCGCCGGACGGCATAATCAAAGAAGAAACTATTACAGTGTGGATCGATTTGTTACGGGAATTCGATGAGATAAAAGGCGATGTAAAAGCATCGGATATTTATACTAACGAGTTTAATCCTTATTACAAAAAGTAA
- a CDS encoding 2-hydroxyacyl-CoA dehydratase family protein, with protein MDSAKTDGFQKDYLSYNKKLHDYSPAVKKILNLVASYIPDAEKAHANGRQAVWCHTYNWEPLFLYSLDAIPAGYTEMGRYSTMDEMLIAEDYYQFPAETCSMVKCTVGQWHLRQGGGIKKILGGSSNCEPYNLSWEIMRREGYDVFNYDVLYRAPSVTGIRLQELANFFAEQLYDVAEWLTGKREIDEEKLRGEILRSNRLIKKVKKILDLRVQHPFYIRSLPTILMLNVGVSNYFGKPDEFEDAVDLLLAELENQPVNESELKRVIPLVWGGGTGQEFGLYEAIDQSNGALLGFRSIPKLYDETLPPIQSLINYVYNSQRAGASVYARDFIEAEVERLKAKGIIFYGYLGCSFASVDRELWRKYFHEKGIPSISLEGSFQVGNPSGQVLTRIKAFVEMLA; from the coding sequence ATGGACAGCGCGAAAACGGATGGGTTTCAGAAAGATTATCTTTCTTACAACAAAAAATTGCACGACTACTCTCCGGCGGTGAAAAAGATACTCAATCTTGTGGCCTCTTATATCCCCGATGCGGAGAAAGCCCATGCGAACGGCAGGCAAGCCGTCTGGTGCCATACTTATAATTGGGAGCCGCTTTTTCTCTACAGCCTTGACGCCATTCCAGCGGGGTACACGGAAATGGGCCGTTACAGCACTATGGATGAAATGCTCATCGCCGAGGATTACTACCAGTTTCCTGCCGAAACCTGTTCTATGGTCAAATGTACGGTGGGACAATGGCATCTCCGACAGGGCGGCGGAATTAAAAAGATACTCGGCGGAAGTTCCAATTGCGAACCTTACAATCTGTCTTGGGAAATCATGCGCCGGGAGGGTTATGACGTTTTTAACTACGATGTGCTGTATCGTGCGCCTTCCGTCACCGGCATCCGGCTGCAGGAGCTTGCCAATTTTTTCGCCGAACAGCTTTATGATGTCGCCGAATGGCTGACAGGCAAAAGAGAAATTGACGAAGAAAAATTGCGCGGCGAAATTCTGCGCAGCAACCGTTTGATCAAAAAAGTCAAAAAAATATTGGACTTACGCGTTCAACACCCGTTTTATATCCGTAGCCTGCCCACTATTCTTATGCTGAATGTCGGCGTCAGCAATTATTTTGGCAAACCGGATGAATTTGAGGATGCGGTGGATCTTCTGCTGGCTGAATTGGAAAACCAGCCTGTTAATGAATCGGAGCTTAAGCGAGTGATTCCTTTGGTTTGGGGAGGTGGCACAGGCCAGGAATTTGGCCTTTATGAAGCCATTGACCAGTCCAACGGTGCACTTTTGGGCTTTCGCAGCATACCTAAACTATATGACGAAACCCTGCCGCCTATACAATCTTTAATCAATTATGTGTACAACAGCCAAAGAGCTGGTGCCAGCGTGTATGCCCGCGATTTTATCGAAGCGGAAGTGGAGCGGCTAAAAGCCAAGGGAATCATTTTCTATGGCTATTTGGGCTGCTCTTTCGCCAGCGTGGACAGGGAGCTTTGGCGGAAATATTTTCATGAAAAAGGCATACCAAGCATCAGTTTGGAAGGGTCTTTCCAAGTAGGCAATCCCAGCGGGCAAGTGCTGACAAGGATAAAGGCTTTTGTGGAAATGCTGGCCTGA
- a CDS encoding acyl-CoA dehydratase activase, with translation MGVKFEDALDGRVAGELDESTALGIDIGSRTGKAVLLRQGKIYTAITPTAVFTQQTVDRLLGKISAEAQIEAGDIEYVVGTGYGRIAFDAGGIRKKIITEISCHAMGAHYLNADVQSIVDIGGQDAKAIRVDKKNGKVVEFIMNDKCAAGTGRFLEKAAELLGLTTEELGAEALKATKPSDISSQCVVFAESEVISLRAKNEKRSDIAAGIHLANARRVKNLFNRIGLVPELLFSGGVSNNVGMKQAVEEVLGQKFIAVRLNAIYAGALGAAAIAQQSIKNYENEQEALAINI, from the coding sequence ATGGGCGTAAAATTTGAGGACGCGCTGGACGGGCGCGTGGCAGGCGAACTGGACGAATCAACGGCTTTGGGCATTGATATAGGCTCCCGCACAGGCAAAGCGGTGCTGCTGCGCCAGGGAAAAATATACACAGCCATAACACCCACGGCGGTTTTCACCCAACAGACGGTAGACAGGCTTTTGGGAAAAATCAGCGCCGAAGCCCAAATAGAAGCCGGCGATATAGAGTACGTGGTCGGCACAGGATATGGGCGCATAGCCTTCGATGCCGGCGGCATCAGAAAGAAAATAATCACGGAAATTTCCTGCCACGCCATGGGCGCTCACTATCTGAACGCCGACGTGCAGTCCATCGTTGACATCGGCGGCCAGGACGCTAAAGCGATCCGGGTGGACAAAAAAAACGGAAAAGTCGTGGAATTTATCATGAATGACAAATGCGCGGCGGGAACAGGCCGTTTTTTGGAAAAAGCGGCCGAACTGCTGGGTCTCACTACGGAAGAACTGGGCGCAGAAGCTTTAAAAGCCACCAAGCCTTCCGATATCAGCAGCCAGTGCGTGGTTTTCGCTGAATCGGAAGTAATTTCGTTGCGGGCCAAAAATGAAAAACGTTCCGACATAGCGGCCGGAATACATCTGGCCAACGCCCGGCGCGTCAAGAACCTGTTTAACCGCATCGGCCTTGTGCCGGAACTTCTTTTCAGCGGCGGGGTTTCCAATAATGTAGGCATGAAACAGGCAGTAGAAGAAGTGCTCGGGCAAAAATTCATCGCTGTTAGGCTGAACGCCATTTATGCCGGTGCTTTGGGGGCGGCTGCCATAGCGCAGCAAAGCATCAAAAATTATGAAAACGAGCAGGAAGCTTTGGCCATAAACATCTAA